A single region of the Gephyromycinifex aptenodytis genome encodes:
- a CDS encoding sugar ABC transporter substrate-binding protein, with amino-acid sequence MKHGLKMTTIAAIAVVMAGCGTTAAPQAPASGEGSNGAAAPAGETVTYEPSDVVKPKDGKTLKIGVAFPVLDQFLQNVADGMTARAKEAGVELNIVSAQEKTEVQLGQVENFVSQGVDGIIILPQDTDAADPMVQAVTDAKIPLVMVNRRPSSLPAEVPYVGSESIVAGELQMEALAELVGKKGNVAILQGDPSQESTQMRTKGCKDVVAKYPEMKVIREQAGNWYRDKGLAITENWIQSGDKIDVICSNNDEMALGAISALKAANKLDAVKVGGVDATKDALNSMKKGDLAVTVFQDAKGQGAGGVDSVIRLYNGEKVPSFVNVPYQLVTPENMAQFTD; translated from the coding sequence ATGAAGCACGGACTCAAGATGACGACCATCGCAGCGATTGCCGTCGTCATGGCCGGCTGCGGCACCACCGCGGCCCCGCAAGCCCCCGCAAGCGGTGAGGGCTCCAACGGCGCCGCCGCGCCGGCCGGGGAAACGGTGACCTATGAACCCTCCGACGTCGTCAAACCAAAGGACGGCAAAACTCTCAAGATCGGGGTCGCCTTCCCCGTTCTCGACCAGTTCCTGCAGAACGTCGCCGACGGGATGACCGCTCGGGCCAAGGAAGCCGGTGTGGAGCTCAACATCGTCTCGGCGCAAGAGAAGACCGAGGTTCAGCTCGGGCAGGTTGAGAACTTCGTCAGCCAGGGCGTCGACGGCATCATCATCCTGCCCCAGGACACCGACGCGGCCGACCCGATGGTTCAGGCCGTCACCGACGCGAAAATCCCGCTGGTCATGGTCAACCGCCGCCCCTCCTCCCTGCCGGCAGAGGTGCCCTACGTCGGCTCGGAGTCCATCGTGGCGGGAGAACTGCAGATGGAGGCCCTGGCCGAACTCGTGGGCAAGAAGGGCAACGTCGCCATCCTGCAGGGCGACCCCAGCCAGGAGTCCACCCAGATGCGCACCAAGGGCTGCAAGGACGTAGTTGCCAAGTACCCCGAGATGAAGGTCATCCGGGAGCAGGCCGGTAACTGGTACCGCGACAAGGGCCTGGCGATCACCGAGAACTGGATCCAGTCCGGGGACAAGATCGACGTCATCTGCTCCAACAACGACGAGATGGCACTGGGCGCCATCTCCGCGTTGAAGGCCGCCAACAAGCTCGACGCGGTCAAGGTCGGCGGCGTCGATGCCACCAAGGACGCCCTGAACTCAATGAAGAAGGGTGATCTGGCGGTCACCGTCTTCCAGGACGCCAAGGGCCAGGGCGCCGGCGGTGTCGACAGTGTCATCCGCCTGTACAACGGCGAAAAGGTTCCGTCCTTCGTCAACGTGCCCTACCAGCTTGTCACCCCCGAAAACATGGCTCAGTTCACCGACTGA